TTTCTTTTCCGCTATGGACCCGCTTAGGAAATGCATATCGGCGCGGCCCAAGAGCGCCAGCAACATAGAGACACCATTCATGAATCGTCGCCGCCGTATCTACGAAGGCAAAGCTAAGATCCTTTATGAGGGTCCCGAGCCAGGCACGCTGATCCAGTTCTTCAAAGATGACGCCACCGCCTTCAATAAGAAGAAGCATGACATCATCGACGGCAAGGGTGTACTCAACAACCGTATCTCGGAATACATTTTCACCCATCTGAACAGGATCGGGATTCCGACCCATTTCATCCGCCGCCTCAATATGCGCGAGCAGCTGATCAAGGAAGTGGAGATCATTCCACTCGAGATCGTCGTGCGCAACGTCGCCGCGGGTTCGCTTTCCAAGCGCCTCGGTATCGAGGAAGGCGTCGTTCTTCCCCGCTCGATCATTGAATTTTACTACAAGGCCGATGCTTTGGAAGACCCGATGGTCTCCGAAGAGCACATCACCGCCTTCGGCTGGGCAAACCCGCAGGAACTTGATGACATCATGGCGCTTGCCATTCGCATCAACGACTTTCTTACGGGCCTGTTCCTCGGCGTCGGCATCCAGCTCGTCGATTTCAAAATCGAATGCGGTCGCCTTTTCGAAGGCGATATGATGCGCATCATTCTTGCCGACGAAATCTCTCCAGACAGCTGCCGTCTCTGGGATGTCGAGACCAAGGAAAAGATGGACAAGGACCGTTTCCGCCGTGACATGGGCGGTCTGGTCGAAGCCTATCAGGAAGTCGCCCGCCGCCTCGGCATCATGAACGAGAACGAACCACCGCGTGGCTCCGGCCCGGTTCTGGTCAAGTAATCAGGAAACGATGACAGTGATCAATGCACGCGTAACTGTGACGCTGAAGAATGGCGTTCTGGACCCGCAGGGCAAGGCAATCGAGGGCGCCCTTGGCGCTCTCGGTTTCGACGGCATCGGCCATGTCCGCCAGGGTAAGGTCTTCGATCTCCAGATCGAGACAACCGACAAGGCCAGGGCCGAAACCGACCTCAAGGCCATGTGCGAAAAACTTCTGGCAAACACGGTAATCGAGAACTATTCTATCTCCCTCTCCTGATGGTTGAGGGAATGGCCCATGGTAGACGTTACCACCGACCTGATCTACGAATTGCTCAAGAAAATGCGGATGGACCTATCCAATCTCAAATTTGAGATGTCGAGAGTCAAATCGGAATTAGGCACTGTTCGCGGCACGATGATTGCAATTCAGCAGGACGTAAACAATATTTACGCCACGCTCGGTCGTCACGAGACCCGTCTCGAACGCATTGAAAATCGCCTCGAACTGCGTGAGCTCGCCGAGGCCCAAGCAAGGTTTGAACCGCACCCATGAAATCTGCAGTCGTCCAGCTTCCCGGCCTCAACCGCGACCGCGACATGATCGCGGCTCTGACGAAAATTTCTGGCAAGGCGCCGGTCACCATCTGGCAGACAGAAACCGAGATCCCGGATGTCGATCTGATCGTCATTCCCGGCGGATTTTCCTACGGTGACTACCTGCGCTGTGGTGCGATTGCCGCCCGTATGCCGGTGATGCAGGCGATCAAGGCCAAGGCAGAAGCTGGCGTGAAAGTTCTGGGTGTCTGCAACGGGTTCCAGATTCTCGTCGAAGCCGGCCTCTTGCCGGGCGCATTGATGCGCAACGCCTCGCTGAAGTTCGTTTGCCGCGAAATCAAGCTTGAGGTGGTCAACGCCGAGACGGATTTCACGCGCGCCTATCAGGCCGGCCAGATCATCCGATGCCCCGTCGCCCATCATGATGGAAACTATTTCGCAGACAGCGAAACACTGAAGTCCATCGAGGACAATGGCCAGGTCCTGTTTCGCTATGCGGAAGGTACCAATCCCAACGGTTCGGTCAACGACATCGCAGGCATCGTCAACCGCGCCGGCAATGTGCTGGGCATGATGCCGCATCCGGAAAACCTGATAGAGGCTGCTCACGGCGGTGCTGACGGCCGCGGCCTGTTTGCTTCGGCGCTCGACGTAATAGCCGCTTAACCCTTCGCTTGATAGAAGCCACCCGGCAAGCTGCACGGAAGCGATTCGCGCGCCGTGTTCTTGCCGAGAGCAAAAGGGTTTTCCATGCGCGCTGTGCCGTTCTTCCGCCTTTCAATCGCAGTTGCGTCCCTATCCGCAGTTCTGGTCATGGCAGGTTGCCAATCCGAGCCACCGGCGCCCGCGCGCGACACCGGCGCCCTGCCGACGATGGAGCGCATTGCGCTTGCCGCCAACAGCTGCTGGTTCAAATCCGGCGACCCAGCCTTCAAGGCCTACCGCCTTGCTCCTGAACTCAACTCCTTCTCCGGCCGCCCTCGCATCCTGATCGTCAAGCGGAACTCGCCGGAAGCAAGGCCGCTCGCCGTCATACAGGCAGAAGGCCATCCGGCCCGACTGCAGGCTTTCGGTCCCCTGCTGAATGAGTCCATCGGTTCACGGATGACGTCGGACATCCGCCGCTGGGCAGCGGGCAACAGCGCATGCAAAGGCGCCGCCTGATCTCACATCGATCGCCGGCTTTTCACCTATCGCAAATCTGCAGAGAGCACGAATTGCCGCCCTCCGCTGCGAATCTACCGCTATTGGCCAACGCCACAGGTTGCATTTTTATGCAACCTGCAATTTATAGCCTGGTTAGTTCTAGCGAGTTCCTTTTTTTGGCGTGGTGATAAAAACTCGCCTCGACGCGGGAACCCGGCGCATTTTTCAGCCCTTCCTCCCTATGAAAGAGCATCGCATCCTCGTCATGAAATCGACCTAGATCGGGGTTGCCGCTTCCCGGCGGTTTCTGATCCCTCATCCTTCTTCAGTGTTACCCGTCGCATTCAAAAAGGCATGATCATGACCATCACCATCTACCATAACAACCGATGCGGCACGTCACGTGCGGTTCTCGATTTGATTCCAGAGACCGGTGCAGAGCCCATCGTCATCGACTATATGACTGCACCGCCGGAGCGCGAATTGCTGCTGGCCATGCTGGTTGCCATGGACCTATCGCCACGAGCCTTGCTTCGCACCAAGGAAGCCGCTTACGACGACCTCGGGCTTTCCAATGAAACCTTGAGCGATCGTGATCTGCTCGATGCTATGATTACCCATCCTCAGCTGATGGAGCGTCCCGTGGTCATCAGCGAAAAGGGCGTCCGCCTGTGCCGCCCGAAAGAAAAGGTGTTGGAAATTCTCTGAAACCAACCCGCCCACGGGAGGTCTTGGCGAAAGTCCAAGGATCCAGTCAAAAAACGGCAGGGCGGCAAGAGCCGCCCTTTCAAAACACCGCTTTTGAATTCAATTCCAAAATGGTCTGGCAGCCTCCTGCCAGGCCTCACGGTCGGTAATGCCGATGTCGAGTAATTGCTCGGGTGACATCTCGCTTAACGCCAGACGCCCGCGTCTTTTCTGCCCGCAAAGAACAATCCAATATATCAAAGACATGAAAAAGTTACGCTTTTCACGCGTGACGGATGTCCGCGGCTGCGGCGGGAGGCAAATTGTATCTATTGTCGTCATTGTATCATCCAATCATCAATTGTATCCCTACAATTTGTGTTTCTGACTATCGATTGACTCATTGATTGT
This genomic stretch from Pararhizobium capsulatum DSM 1112 harbors:
- the arsC gene encoding arsenate reductase (glutaredoxin) (This arsenate reductase requires both glutathione and glutaredoxin to convert arsenate to arsenite, after which the efflux transporter formed by ArsA and ArsB can extrude the arsenite from the cell, providing resistance.) yields the protein MTITIYHNNRCGTSRAVLDLIPETGAEPIVIDYMTAPPERELLLAMLVAMDLSPRALLRTKEAAYDDLGLSNETLSDRDLLDAMITHPQLMERPVVISEKGVRLCRPKEKVLEIL
- the purS gene encoding phosphoribosylformylglycinamidine synthase subunit PurS; translated protein: MINARVTVTLKNGVLDPQGKAIEGALGALGFDGIGHVRQGKVFDLQIETTDKARAETDLKAMCEKLLANTVIENYSISLS
- a CDS encoding DUF1127 domain-containing protein, with amino-acid sequence MTTIDTICLPPQPRTSVTREKRNFFMSLIYWIVLCGQKRRGRLALSEMSPEQLLDIGITDREAWQEAARPFWN
- the purQ gene encoding phosphoribosylformylglycinamidine synthase subunit PurQ, translated to MKSAVVQLPGLNRDRDMIAALTKISGKAPVTIWQTETEIPDVDLIVIPGGFSYGDYLRCGAIAARMPVMQAIKAKAEAGVKVLGVCNGFQILVEAGLLPGALMRNASLKFVCREIKLEVVNAETDFTRAYQAGQIIRCPVAHHDGNYFADSETLKSIEDNGQVLFRYAEGTNPNGSVNDIAGIVNRAGNVLGMMPHPENLIEAAHGGADGRGLFASALDVIAA
- the purC gene encoding phosphoribosylaminoimidazolesuccinocarboxamide synthase, with the protein product MNRRRRIYEGKAKILYEGPEPGTLIQFFKDDATAFNKKKHDIIDGKGVLNNRISEYIFTHLNRIGIPTHFIRRLNMREQLIKEVEIIPLEIVVRNVAAGSLSKRLGIEEGVVLPRSIIEFYYKADALEDPMVSEEHITAFGWANPQELDDIMALAIRINDFLTGLFLGVGIQLVDFKIECGRLFEGDMMRIILADEISPDSCRLWDVETKEKMDKDRFRRDMGGLVEAYQEVARRLGIMNENEPPRGSGPVLVK